One genomic segment of Arachis duranensis cultivar V14167 chromosome 4, aradu.V14167.gnm2.J7QH, whole genome shotgun sequence includes these proteins:
- the LOC127746630 gene encoding secreted RxLR effector protein 161-like: MDNAKAMDTPMSITCYLDKDEQGKSIDVKKYRGMIGSLLYLTASRPDIMFSVCMSARYQANPKESHLSAVKRIMKYLIGTLNVGLWYPKGSTCDLIGYFDSDFAGCKLDRKSTSGTCHLLGNSLVSWHSKKQVSVALSTAEAEYVAASSFCAQILWMKQQLVDYGLMLDHSYQM; the protein is encoded by the coding sequence ATGGACAATGCTAAGGCAATGGACACACCAATGAGCATTACTTGCTACCTTGACAAAGATGAACAAGGTAAAAGCATAGATGTAAAGAAGTATAGAGGCATGATAGGATCATTACTTTATCTAACGGCAAGTAGGCCAGATATCATGTTTAGTGTATGCATGAGTGCGAGATACCAAGCTAATCCTAAGGAATCTCACTTAAGTGCGGTGAAAAGGATTATGAAGTATCTCATAGGAACATTAAATGTTGGATTGTGGTATCCGAAAGGATCCACTTGTGATTTGATTGGTTATTTCGATTCCGATTTTGCCGGTTGCAAATTGGATAGGAAAAGCACTAGCGGCACTTGTCACTTGCTAGGAAACTCTCTTGTTTCATGGCATAGTAAGAAACAAGTAAGTGTAGCCTTGTCTACCGCCGAAGCCGAGTATGTAGCCGCCAGTAGTTTTTGCGCCCAAATTTTATGGATGAAACAACAACTTGTGGACTATGGACTCATGCTTGATCATTCCTATCAAATGTGA